From Psychrobacillus sp. FSL K6-2836, a single genomic window includes:
- a CDS encoding DUF3048 domain-containing protein, whose protein sequence is MFKQWGILLAASVLLVACSDKEEGQEEVNPVEEIIEEVVEEVEVPEVEAVVPFIAPFTGVGSETELTQRPVLVTINNHPLARPQSGIAKADIIYEMLAEGNVTRFLAVYQSEIPEKLGPVRSARDYFVDIAKGLDAFYIAHGYSPDAQKMLKAGVVDNINGMQYDGILFNRSSERKAPHNSYISKDNVLAGAEKVGASMEINKIPKFSFFESFEGIKIGNPVSSFSIHYGSGSSFENKYTYISDEGIYIRETAGVLTIDKETEEPIKIANIICMEMPHKVIDSSGRLQLSLSDGGRAYIFQAGIMREIEWENIDGILMPMENGVPAKLVPGQTWISFIPTSPGLEEMVTYLP, encoded by the coding sequence GTGTTCAAACAATGGGGAATTTTATTGGCCGCTAGTGTACTTCTTGTAGCTTGTTCCGATAAAGAGGAAGGACAAGAAGAAGTAAATCCAGTAGAAGAGATAATAGAAGAAGTTGTGGAAGAAGTAGAAGTGCCAGAAGTGGAAGCTGTGGTGCCGTTTATAGCACCTTTTACTGGTGTTGGTTCAGAAACAGAATTGACACAAAGACCAGTACTAGTCACTATAAACAATCATCCGCTCGCACGTCCACAGTCGGGAATTGCAAAAGCGGATATCATTTACGAAATGTTAGCAGAAGGCAATGTAACAAGATTTTTAGCAGTGTATCAAAGTGAAATTCCAGAAAAACTTGGTCCTGTTAGAAGTGCTAGAGATTACTTCGTTGACATCGCCAAAGGGCTGGATGCATTTTATATTGCACATGGATATAGTCCAGATGCTCAAAAAATGCTGAAAGCGGGAGTAGTTGATAACATAAATGGGATGCAATACGACGGTATATTATTTAACCGATCAAGTGAGCGAAAAGCTCCGCATAATTCGTATATTTCAAAGGATAATGTTTTAGCAGGTGCAGAAAAAGTAGGGGCTTCGATGGAAATTAATAAAATACCAAAATTCTCTTTCTTTGAATCCTTTGAAGGGATAAAAATTGGTAATCCGGTATCTAGTTTTTCTATCCATTATGGCTCGGGCTCCTCTTTTGAAAATAAATATACGTATATTTCCGATGAAGGTATATATATAAGAGAGACTGCTGGAGTTCTAACAATAGACAAAGAGACAGAAGAACCTATTAAAATTGCAAATATAATTTGTATGGAAATGCCTCATAAAGTTATTGATAGTTCTGGTCGACTTCAGTTATCTTTAAGTGATGGGGGAAGAGCTTATATTTTTCAAGCGGGTATTATGAGAGAAATCGAATGGGAAAATATCGATGGAATTCTCATGCCGATGGAAAATGGAGTTCCTGCTAAACTAGTACCTGGACAGACTTGGATCAGTTTTATACCAACAAGTCCTGGATTAGAGGAAATGGTAACTTATTTGCCTTAA
- a CDS encoding heptaprenylglyceryl phosphate synthase: MEYKDWRHIFKLDPAKTIDAEALELVCESGTDAIIIGGSDNVTLDNVIDLLMRIRRYAVPVALEVSTIESITPGFDYYFIPSVLNSSETKWVKDLHHAATKEFGEVMNWDEIISEGYCILNPDCKAAKLTNAVNPGSEEDIIAYAEMVEHLFKFPIFYMEYSGMYGDVNTVKKVKERLKNTRLFYGGGIQTEEHARQMATYADTIIVGNQIYDNLAEALRTVQAVKNIE; encoded by the coding sequence ATGGAATATAAAGATTGGCGACATATATTTAAGTTAGATCCCGCTAAAACTATAGATGCAGAGGCACTTGAACTGGTATGCGAATCTGGTACAGATGCGATTATAATCGGGGGATCAGATAATGTAACGCTTGACAATGTGATAGATTTGTTAATGCGTATTAGAAGATATGCAGTGCCTGTGGCGTTAGAGGTATCTACGATTGAATCTATTACGCCTGGATTTGATTATTATTTTATACCGAGTGTGTTAAATAGCTCCGAAACGAAGTGGGTAAAGGATTTACATCATGCAGCTACCAAAGAGTTTGGGGAAGTTATGAATTGGGATGAAATTATATCAGAGGGGTATTGTATTTTAAATCCTGATTGCAAAGCAGCAAAACTAACAAATGCAGTGAATCCAGGCAGTGAAGAAGATATCATAGCATATGCAGAAATGGTGGAGCATTTGTTCAAATTCCCTATATTCTACATGGAATATAGTGGGATGTATGGCGATGTAAATACAGTAAAAAAAGTGAAGGAACGTTTAAAAAACACAAGGCTATTTTATGGTGGGGGTATTCAAACAGAGGAGCATGCAAGACAAATGGCTACCTATGCAGATACAATCATCGTAGGCAATCAGATATATGACAACTTAGCAGAAGCGTTAAGGACAGTTCAGGCTGTAAAGAACATTGAGTAA
- a CDS encoding YerC/YecD family TrpR-related protein: MQIEKIKGNQTEQLFKAVLELKNMEECYRFFDDLCTISEIQSLAQRFEVAHLLRLKKTYESIKKETGASTATISRVRRAYDYGNGTYDEMLGRLYPEENPAPTIK, translated from the coding sequence ATGCAAATTGAGAAAATAAAAGGAAATCAAACAGAGCAACTATTTAAAGCGGTATTAGAATTAAAAAATATGGAAGAATGCTATCGATTTTTTGATGATCTATGTACGATAAGTGAAATTCAATCCTTGGCGCAGCGTTTCGAGGTAGCTCATTTATTGCGCTTGAAAAAAACATATGAATCTATAAAAAAAGAAACTGGGGCAAGTACTGCAACAATATCACGCGTAAGACGTGCATACGACTATGGTAATGGTACCTACGATGAAATGTTAGGACGTCTATATCCAGAAGAAAATCCGGCACCAACGATAAAGTGA